TTTCAACTTGGGTTATTTACCAGGTAGTGACCACGAAATCGTGACAAAACCCAATACAACGATTCAATCCCTTGAAAGCCTACTCCAATTATTAAAAGTTGGCGGCATGATTGTGTTAGTCGTTTATCATGGCCATGAAGGTGGTAAAGAAGAACGCGACGAAGTCATTCGCTTTGTGAGTGACTTACCACAAAAATACATTCATGTACTTCGCTATGAATTTATTAATCAAAAAAATGATCCCCCGTTTATTATTGCTTTAGAAAAAGTAAAAGAACTTCCAACAGAGAGCTAAAATTTAGCTCTCTGTTTTTTAGAAAGGATGACTATTATGCGTTTATGGCATTTCGAATTAATCCCGTATTTACCAAAAAGTCAGCTTTTAGCACAGTGGCGCGAGCTCAATAGTATTTATGCCAAAGAAGATAGGCATGTTCTCATCAATTATATTTACGAGTACCCTAAGAGCGAGTTATCGATTTATACGGCGCTTGTCTTAGAAGAAATGAAAAAGCGCGGTGTCAACATTCGTACCGTTGATAAAATGAATCGCTATTTTGAAGGCGTTGACGTATTAGAAAACGATACACCTTACAAAAGACACCATAACGATGACTATTTAACAATTTGCTATTATAATTTATATGAGAAATTCATTCGTGGGCAAAAGGATTTTTCAAAGCAGCAATTCGAAGCGCTTGATGCTTTTTACAAACAGAGGGGGACACAGATTGAAAAAACGCTTACGTAAAAAAGCAGGAACTCGATACCATGTTTTAAAGCGTGCACAAAGGGCAAAAGTAAAGCGTAAAGGCAAAGGATGCATTGATTATGCGCTCGTGCCAATTGGCCTAAACGATCAATTAGCACTCGCTTCTGAAGGCTATACAATTGATTATCCATATGCCACGCATTGGCTCCTTCAACTCAATGAGGCAAAAGAAAAATTCCCAATCAAAAATGATGTGTATGATGCGATTCATTATCTACTCGTTGTCTATCTTTGCAACGAACAAGGGAAAACAAATAGCGATTTCGCCATTACTATTCATTTTTTACCTGCATCAACAGTCGATAACGTACAGGCATTTTTTAATACTCTATTAGATGCAATGAAACAGGATGTGTTTTGGGAAAACTAGCATTGCTGCAAGCGCCAGTTTTCCACTAAAAAAGTACATCACCCTAAAGTGATGTACTCAGCCCATGGATGGCGAAATGCCGTCATCCATTATTTTTTATTGTACTCTTCCCAGAAGTCCGC
The sequence above is a segment of the Solibacillus sp. FSL H8-0523 genome. Coding sequences within it:
- a CDS encoding class I SAM-dependent methyltransferase, producing MKLERVIQYAQSLLQMSVAEGDIAVDATAGNGHDTLFLANLVGDDGYVYAFDVQKEAVDATLHRLLDNALEHRALVLRDGHENVAKYITKPVSAAIFNLGYLPGSDHEIVTKPNTTIQSLESLLQLLKVGGMIVLVVYHGHEGGKEERDEVIRFVSDLPQKYIHVLRYEFINQKNDPPFIIALEKVKELPTES
- a CDS encoding pyrimidine dimer DNA glycosylase/endonuclease V produces the protein MRLWHFELIPYLPKSQLLAQWRELNSIYAKEDRHVLINYIYEYPKSELSIYTALVLEEMKKRGVNIRTVDKMNRYFEGVDVLENDTPYKRHHNDDYLTICYYNLYEKFIRGQKDFSKQQFEALDAFYKQRGTQIEKTLT